One region of Primulina tabacum isolate GXHZ01 chromosome 1, ASM2559414v2, whole genome shotgun sequence genomic DNA includes:
- the LOC142527280 gene encoding LOW QUALITY PROTEIN: ATP-dependent 6-phosphofructokinase 5, chloroplastic (The sequence of the model RefSeq protein was modified relative to this genomic sequence to represent the inferred CDS: deleted 2 bases in 2 codons), which translates to MGVLTPAIKSWLILPPRTTRSDHELFPLGSLCTGKNKKRNRILKRIQVKSQLEKQVSTAPSIDFSDPDWKSKYQKDFESRFSIPHITDVFPDAVAYPSTFCLKMRTPVSSDFLKGYPSDEEWHGYINNNDRVLLKVIRYSSTTSAGAECIDSDCTWVEQWVHRAGPREKIYFKPEEVKAAIVTCGGLCPGLNDVIRQIVITLEIYGVKKIVGIPFGYRGFSDIGLAEMPLSRKVVQNVHLSGGSLLGVSRGGPKVSEIVDSLKDRGINMLFVLGGNGTHAGANAIHEECRRKQLKVAVVGVPKTIDNDILLMDKTFGFDTAVEEAQRAINSAYIEAHSAYRGIGIVKLMGRNSGFIAMQASLASGQIDVCLIPEVPFNLHGPHGILHHLEYLLETKGSAVVCVAEGAGQDLLEKTNATDASGNIVLGDIGVLIQQEVKKFFKGIGNPADVKFIDPTYMIRACRANASDGILCTVLGQNAVHGAFAGYSGITVGICNTHYVYFPIPEVIVQPRVVDPNSRMWHRCLTSTGQPDFI; encoded by the exons ATGGGCGTTCTTACGCCGGCGATTAAATCGTGGTTGATTCTTCCGCCGAGAACTACTCGCTCCGATCATGAGCTGTTCCCGTTGGGGTCGCTGTGTACGGGTAAGAATAAGAAGCGGAATAGGATTTTAAAAAGGATTCAGGTGAAATCACAGCTTGAGAAGCAAGTATCTACCGCCCCGAGCATTGACTTCTCCGACCCGGATTGGAAGTCAAAGTACCAGAAGGACTTCGAATCGAGATTCAGCATTCCGCATATCACCGATGTGTTTCCCGACGCCGTTGCGTATCCCTCAACGTTTTGCCTCAAGATGAG GACTCCTGTGAGTTCTGATTTTCTGAAAGGTTATCCATCGGATGAGGAATGGCAT GGATATATCAACAACAACGACAGAGTATTGCTTAAG GTGATTCGTTATTCATCTACTACATCTGCAGGAGCAGAGTGCATCGACTCAGACTGTACATGGGTAGAGCAATG GGTTCACCGTGCTGGGCCCCGAGAAAAAATATACTTCAAACCCGAAGAAGTAAAAGCAGCAATTGTTACATGTGGGGGCCTTTGTCCTGGTCTCAATGATGTCATACGACAG ATAGTCATCACTCTTGAGATATATGGTGTGAAAAAGATCGTAGGGATTCCTTTTGGGTATCGCGGGTTTTCTGATATAGGTTTAGCTGAAATGCCG TTGTCACGGAAAGTGGTTCAGAATGTCCATCTCTCTGGAGGGAGCTTGCTAGGAGTGTCTCGTGGAGGACCTAAAGTT AGTGAAATTGTGGACAGTTTGAAG GATAGAGGAATCAATATGCTTTTTGTGCTGGGTGGAAATGGTACCCATGCTGGCGCCAATGCCATACATGAAGAG TGCCGCCGAAAACAATTAAAGGTGGCTGTTGTTGGTGTTCCGAAAACCATAGACAATGATATTCTGcttatggataaaacatttgGTTTTGATACAGCTGTTGAAGAAGCACAAAGAGCTATCAATTCTGCATATATTGAG GCACACAGTGCTTACCGTGGTATTGGGATTGTGAAATTGATGGGTCGTAACAGTGGATTTATTGCTATGCAAGCATCTCTTGCTAGTGGACAAATTGATGTATGCTTGATTCCAGAG GTGCCATTTAatcttcatggacctcatgGTATCTTACACCATTTAGAGTACCTTCTTGAGACGAAGGGATCTGCCGTTGTTTGTGTTGCAGAAGGAGCTGGGCAG GACCTTCTTGAAAAAACCAATGCTACAGATGCATCTGGTAACATCGTACTGGGAGATATTGGTGTCCTTATACAACAAGAG GTGAAGAAGTTCTTTAAAGGGATTGGAAATCCAGCGGATGTGAAGTTCATTGATCCCACCTACATGATCCGTGCATGCCGTGCAAATGCATCAGATGGAATCCTCTGCACTGTTCTTGGTCAAAATGCT GTTCATGGTGCATTTGCCGGGTACAGCGGCATCACCGTCGGAATATGCAACACTCATTATGTCTACTTCCCTATTCCTGAAGTAATCGTGCAGCCCAGAGTAGTCGACCCCAACAGTAGGATGTGGCATCGTTGTTTGACATCCACTGGACAACCAGACTTCATCTAA
- the LOC142527367 gene encoding 14-3-3 protein 1 codes for MALSREQYLYMAKLAEQAERYEEMVKFMDSLVVSSSGAELSVEERNLLSVAYKNVIGSLRAAWRIVSSIEQKEEGRKNDEHVILVKEYRSKIENELSQVCAGILKILSDNLIPSAASSESKVFYLKMKGDYHRYLAEFKVGNERKEAAEDTMLAYKAAQDIALADLPPTHPIRLGLALNFSVFYYEILNSSEKACSMAKQAFEEAIAELDTLGEESYKDSTLIMQLLRDNLTLWTSDMQDQIDEA; via the exons ATGGCTTTGAGTCGCGAGCAGTATCTCTACATGGCTAAGCTAGCCGAGCAAGCCGAGCGTTACGAAGAGATGGTTAAGTTCATGGACAGCCTTGTTGTCAGCTCCTCTGGCGCCGAGCTGTCTGTGGAGGAGCGCAACCTTCTCTCCGTCGCGTACAAGAACGTTATCGGCTCCCTACGTGCAGCGTGGCGCATAGTCTCCTCTATCGAGCAAAAGGAAGAGGGGCGTAAGAACGACGAACACGTAATTCTCGTCAAGGAGTATAGATCTAAGATCGAGAACGAGCTGTCACAAGTTTGCGCCGGAATTCTCAAGATCCTTAGTGATAACTTGATCCCTTCGGCTGCTTCTAGCGAATCGAAGGTATTTTATCTGAAAATGAAGGGAGATTATCATCGGTACTTGGCCGAGTTTAAAGTTGGGAATGAGCGCAAAGAGGCCGCTGAGGATACTATGTTGGCTTACAAAGCTGCCCAG GACATTGCACTTGCTGATCTTCCTCCAACTCATCCAATACGATTGGGCTTGGCTCTGAATTTCTCGGTTTTTTACTATGAAATTCTGAATTCATCAGAGAAAGCTTGCAGCATGGCCAAACAG GCTTTTGAGGAAGCCATTGCAGAGTTGGATACATTGGGTGAAGAGTCATACAAGGATAGCACTCTTATCATGCAACTTCTCAGGGACAATCTCACTCTTTGGACCTCAGATATGCAG GACCAAATAGACGAGGCTTGA
- the LOC142527508 gene encoding MADS-box protein SVP produces the protein MAREKIKIRKIDNATARQVTFSKRRRGLFKKAEELSVLCDADVALIIFSSTGKLFEYASSSMKEILERHNLHSKNLDKLEQPCLELQLVEDSNYSRLNKEVAEKSYQLRRMRGEELQGLNIEELQQLEKSLEAGLVRVMEKKEEKILKEINELQDKGRQLLEENERLREQVSEITNGQKPVPRADTDILIYEEGQSSESVTNAYNSTGPPQDYDSSDTSLKLWLPYSG, from the exons ATGGCGAGAGAGAAGATCAAGATCAGGAAAATCGACAACGCTACTGCTCGTCAGGTGACTTTCTCGAAGAGAAGAAGAGGGCTTTTCAAGAAAGCTGAAGAGCTTTCAGTTCTCTGCGATGCCGACGTAGCTCTCATCATTTTCTCCTCCACTGGGAAGCTCTTTGAATATGCTAGCTCCAG TATGAAGGAGATACTTGAAAGGCATAACTTGCATTCAAAGAATCTCGATAAGTTGGAGCAGCCATGCCTGGAGCTGCAGCTAGTTGAGGACAGCAACTATTCCAGATTGAACAAAGAAGTGGCTGAGAAAAGCTATCAGCTTAG GCGTATGAGAGGAGAGGAGCTACAAGggttgaacattgaagagttGCAGCAGCTGGAGAAGTCTCTCGAAGCTGGACTTGTGCGTGTTATGGAGAAAAAG GAAGAGAAGATCTTAAAAGAAATCAATGAACTTCAAGATAAG ggAAGGCAACTTCTGGAGGAGAATGAACGATTAAGAGAACAG GTGTCGGAAATAACAAATGGTCAAAAACCCGTCCCAAGAGCTGATACCGACATCCTAATCTACGAAGAAGGACAGTCGTCGGAATCTGTGACGAATGCCTATAACTCCACTGGTCCTCCCCAAGATTATGATAGCTCAGATACATCTCTAAAGCTGTG GCTGCCGTATTCTGGCTGA